Proteins encoded by one window of Streptacidiphilus sp. PB12-B1b:
- a CDS encoding M20/M25/M40 family metallo-hydrolase, with protein sequence MTPTPTPATTGESEVADLCRDLIRIDTSNYGDGSGPGERAAAEYVAEKLAEFGLEPEIFESAKGRASTVARIAGEDPSRPALLIHGHTDVVPANADDWTHHPFAGEIADGCVWGRGAVDMKDMDAMTLAVVRDRLRTGRKPPRDIVLAFLADEEAGGVYGAHHLVDHHRGLFEGVNEAIGEVGGFSFTVNENLRLYLVETAEKGMHWMRLTVDGTAGHGSMTNKDNAITELCEAVARLGRHKFPVRITKSVRHFLDELSDALGVELDPEDMDTTLARLGGIAKLIGATLSNTAQPTMLGAGYKVNVIPGQATAHVDGRYLPGFEEEFLAELDSVLGPRVRREDVHTDKAVETSFDGALVEAMQLALKAEDPIARAVPYCLSGGTDAKSFSELGIRCFGFAPLRLPPELDFAGMFHGVDERVPVDSLQFGVRVLDRFIDAC encoded by the coding sequence ATGACACCGACACCGACACCGGCGACCACGGGCGAGAGCGAGGTGGCAGACCTCTGCCGTGACCTGATCCGCATCGACACCAGCAACTACGGGGACGGCTCCGGCCCGGGCGAGCGGGCCGCGGCCGAGTACGTGGCCGAGAAGCTCGCCGAGTTCGGCCTGGAGCCGGAGATCTTCGAGTCCGCCAAGGGCCGTGCCAGCACCGTCGCCCGGATCGCCGGGGAGGACCCGTCCCGCCCCGCCCTGCTGATCCACGGGCACACCGACGTCGTCCCGGCCAACGCCGACGACTGGACGCACCACCCGTTCGCGGGCGAGATCGCCGACGGCTGCGTCTGGGGCCGGGGCGCGGTCGACATGAAGGACATGGACGCGATGACCCTCGCCGTGGTCCGCGACCGGCTGCGCACCGGCCGCAAGCCCCCGCGCGACATCGTGCTGGCCTTCCTCGCCGACGAGGAGGCCGGCGGCGTCTACGGCGCCCACCACCTGGTGGACCACCACCGCGGCCTGTTCGAAGGCGTCAACGAGGCCATCGGCGAGGTCGGCGGCTTCTCCTTCACCGTCAACGAGAACCTCCGGCTGTACCTGGTGGAGACCGCGGAGAAGGGCATGCACTGGATGCGCCTCACCGTGGACGGCACCGCCGGGCACGGCTCGATGACCAACAAGGACAACGCCATCACCGAGCTGTGCGAGGCCGTGGCCCGGCTCGGGCGGCACAAGTTCCCGGTACGGATCACCAAGAGCGTCCGGCACTTCCTGGACGAGCTCTCCGACGCGCTCGGGGTGGAGCTGGACCCGGAGGACATGGACACCACGCTGGCCCGGCTCGGCGGCATCGCCAAGCTGATCGGCGCCACCCTCAGCAACACCGCCCAGCCCACCATGCTCGGCGCCGGCTACAAGGTGAACGTCATCCCCGGGCAGGCCACCGCCCACGTGGACGGCCGCTACCTGCCCGGCTTCGAGGAGGAGTTCCTGGCCGAGCTGGACAGCGTGCTCGGCCCGCGGGTGCGCCGCGAGGACGTCCACACCGACAAGGCCGTCGAGACCAGCTTCGACGGCGCGCTGGTGGAGGCCATGCAGCTGGCGCTGAAGGCGGAGGACCCGATCGCCCGCGCGGTGCCGTACTGCCTCTCCGGCGGCACCGACGCCAAGTCCTTCAGCGAGCTGGGCATCCGCTGCTTCGGCTTCGCCCCGCTCCGGCTGCCCCCGGAGCTGGACTTCGCCGGGATGTTCCACGGCGTGGACGAGCGCGTCCCGGTGGACTCGCTGCAGTTCGGCGTCCGGGTGCTGGACCGCTTCATCGACGCCTGCTGA
- a CDS encoding chaplin, with amino-acid sequence MQVKKIVAVAAATGGIVLAGAGVASAHGAQAEGAAWNSPGVVSGNTIQVPVHIPVNVCGNTISVIGLLNPAFGDSCQNF; translated from the coding sequence ATGCAGGTCAAGAAGATCGTTGCGGTTGCCGCTGCCACGGGTGGAATCGTTCTCGCGGGTGCCGGTGTCGCCTCGGCCCATGGCGCCCAGGCCGAGGGTGCTGCCTGGAACTCCCCGGGTGTCGTCTCCGGCAACACCATCCAGGTGCCGGTGCACATCCCGGTGAACGTCTGCGGCAACACCATCAGCGTCATCGGGCTGCTGAACCCGGCCTTCGGCGACAGCTGCCAGAACTTCTGA
- a CDS encoding chaplin produces the protein MATGSVLASTAGYAYADASAIGAASDSPGVGSGNNVQVPVNVPVNVCGNTVNVVGLLNPAMGNTCKNASHHGAAAGGSAGSGSHSGSGSGTTGASSGSGNGGGSTGSAGPVVGHPGGAWGGGSTATGGSHGSPGVGSGNTLQLPVSAPVNACGNSADVVGALNPAFGNHCANHSAPAPAPTPTKPCPPTPPAQQTPPPPVTHHSPPPPAKVVPASAPVAHTAVLASTGASDDLDVLVPAAAALVLGGGVLYRRSRPGQR, from the coding sequence ATGGCGACCGGGAGCGTCCTGGCATCCACCGCCGGCTACGCCTACGCGGACGCCAGTGCCATTGGTGCCGCGTCCGACTCCCCGGGCGTGGGCTCGGGAAACAACGTCCAGGTGCCGGTCAACGTGCCGGTCAACGTCTGCGGCAACACCGTCAACGTGGTCGGGCTGCTGAACCCGGCCATGGGCAACACCTGTAAGAACGCCTCACACCACGGCGCCGCCGCCGGCGGGTCGGCGGGCTCCGGCTCGCACAGCGGCTCCGGCTCGGGCACGACGGGCGCCTCCAGCGGCTCCGGCAACGGCGGCGGGTCCACCGGCAGCGCCGGTCCCGTCGTCGGCCACCCCGGCGGCGCCTGGGGCGGCGGCAGCACCGCCACCGGGGGCAGCCACGGCTCGCCCGGCGTGGGCTCGGGCAACACCCTGCAGCTGCCGGTCTCCGCCCCGGTCAACGCCTGCGGCAACTCGGCGGACGTCGTCGGCGCGCTCAACCCGGCCTTCGGCAACCACTGCGCCAACCACAGCGCGCCGGCGCCGGCGCCGACCCCGACCAAGCCCTGCCCGCCGACGCCTCCGGCGCAGCAGACGCCTCCGCCGCCGGTCACGCACCACAGCCCGCCGCCCCCGGCGAAGGTGGTCCCGGCGTCCGCGCCGGTCGCGCACACGGCGGTGCTGGCCTCGACTGGTGCCTCCGACGACCTGGACGTGCTGGTTCCGGCCGCCGCCGCGCTGGTGCTGGGCGGCGGGGTGCTCTACCGCAGGTCCCGCCCCGGTCAGCGCTGA
- a CDS encoding DUF5703 family protein, with translation MAPPKIVQQPEYEFRSLLLPRDVSRNEARRLLTEEAEYGHWELDRLRLFPDGRRKVVLRRKIIRQVRGWSFMADHLSD, from the coding sequence TTGGCCCCACCCAAAATCGTCCAACAGCCCGAGTACGAGTTCCGCTCGCTGCTGCTGCCGCGCGACGTGTCGCGCAACGAGGCGCGGCGACTGCTGACCGAGGAAGCCGAATACGGGCACTGGGAACTCGACCGGCTGCGGCTGTTCCCCGACGGGCGCCGCAAGGTCGTCCTGCGCAGAAAGATCATCCGACAGGTGCGGGGCTGGTCCTTCATGGCCGACCACCTCTCGGACTGA
- a CDS encoding ATP-binding domain-containing protein, translating to MNPESAATAAAAAEPAPTPPAQTPAELAALAEAMRAVAAGSSTGSPSAGPGSGPSGAGGPDQGAAGAAVPGRAEALRATAEVLAAGGAPAQLLDATVAALGEGAPALLREDPWSILTVPGVRPEHADGFARGLLGADCGPGDPRRAQALAVWLLEQAARYGHTAVELAGLAAGLDKQGVPDAEEALAAILGEGRVMAFQEEEQPAGGRRADEDEEPPVRVLLALDRLALAEESLADGLVRLMSTFEGDPQPSVTDGSGDAPEGGSEGDDPAVEGSAVEAPDGDGSEGDGSEGGADASAVDDEPAVLDWAGAADAAPSPSAAALIRAVAEAGLVLHTGGLAARAEPVALVRAARALGLRACVTAATEDGRRALGDEQAVTLSGLLGGAEGPGRVDGALALDLLVVCDAPALDVETAATLVESVADGARLVLSGDPSELWSAGPGRVFADLLAARACPVVASRTPDFGPIGELVSGIGIGELLPVEAPDKEVVIVTARDAEETAHRALQLVRDSIPRALGIPADQVRVVTPAHAGPAGTRALNTALKQLHNPGPGAFGGFDPGDQVVHSPAPGLSRPATVRSGGPEGLVLDCEGQELRIPREQVAGVLRHGWALTAHQAAGRRWPGVVVLLPPEAAPELTRQWVYSAFSRAERHLSVVHAVGPALPQAVTGVPARPRTTRLRGILAEQTADLDG from the coding sequence ATGAACCCGGAGAGCGCGGCCACCGCAGCCGCCGCCGCGGAACCGGCCCCGACCCCGCCCGCGCAGACGCCCGCCGAGCTGGCCGCACTGGCCGAGGCGATGCGCGCGGTGGCTGCCGGCTCCAGCACCGGCAGCCCGTCCGCCGGCCCGGGCTCCGGCCCGTCCGGCGCGGGCGGCCCGGACCAGGGCGCGGCGGGGGCGGCCGTGCCCGGCCGGGCCGAGGCGCTGCGGGCGACCGCCGAGGTCCTCGCCGCCGGGGGCGCGCCCGCGCAGCTGCTGGACGCCACCGTGGCCGCCCTCGGCGAGGGCGCGCCCGCGCTGCTGCGCGAGGACCCCTGGTCGATCCTGACCGTGCCCGGCGTCCGCCCCGAGCACGCCGACGGCTTCGCCCGGGGGCTGCTCGGCGCGGACTGCGGCCCGGGCGACCCGCGCCGCGCCCAGGCGCTGGCCGTCTGGCTGCTGGAGCAGGCCGCCCGCTACGGCCACACCGCCGTCGAGCTGGCCGGACTGGCCGCCGGGCTGGACAAGCAGGGCGTCCCCGACGCCGAGGAGGCGCTGGCGGCGATCCTGGGCGAGGGCCGGGTGATGGCCTTCCAGGAGGAGGAGCAGCCCGCCGGCGGCCGCCGGGCGGACGAGGACGAGGAGCCCCCGGTCCGAGTGCTGCTGGCGCTGGACCGGCTGGCCCTGGCCGAGGAGAGCCTGGCCGACGGCCTGGTCCGGCTGATGTCCACCTTCGAGGGCGACCCGCAGCCGTCGGTCACGGACGGTTCCGGGGACGCCCCGGAGGGCGGCTCCGAGGGCGACGACCCCGCGGTCGAGGGCTCCGCGGTCGAAGCCCCCGACGGCGACGGCTCCGAGGGCGACGGCTCCGAGGGCGGTGCCGACGCGTCCGCCGTGGACGACGAGCCGGCCGTGCTCGACTGGGCCGGGGCGGCCGACGCCGCGCCCTCGCCGTCCGCCGCCGCGCTGATCCGGGCGGTCGCCGAGGCCGGGCTGGTGTTGCACACCGGCGGCCTGGCCGCCCGCGCCGAGCCGGTGGCCCTGGTCCGCGCGGCGCGCGCACTGGGCCTGCGCGCCTGCGTCACCGCCGCCACCGAGGACGGCCGGCGCGCCCTGGGCGACGAGCAGGCGGTGACCCTGAGCGGTCTGCTCGGCGGCGCCGAGGGCCCGGGCCGGGTGGACGGCGCGCTGGCGCTTGACCTGCTGGTGGTCTGCGACGCGCCCGCCCTGGACGTCGAGACCGCCGCGACCCTGGTGGAATCGGTCGCCGACGGCGCCCGGCTGGTGCTCAGCGGCGACCCGTCCGAGCTGTGGTCCGCCGGACCCGGGCGGGTCTTCGCCGACCTGCTCGCGGCCCGCGCCTGCCCGGTGGTGGCCTCCCGCACGCCGGACTTCGGGCCGATCGGCGAGCTGGTCTCCGGCATCGGCATCGGCGAGCTGCTGCCGGTGGAGGCCCCCGACAAGGAGGTCGTGATCGTCACGGCCAGGGACGCGGAGGAGACCGCGCACCGCGCGTTGCAGCTGGTCCGCGACTCCATCCCGCGCGCGCTCGGCATCCCGGCCGACCAGGTCCGGGTGGTGACCCCGGCCCACGCCGGGCCCGCCGGGACGCGGGCGCTCAACACCGCGCTGAAGCAGCTGCACAACCCCGGGCCGGGCGCCTTCGGCGGCTTCGACCCGGGCGACCAGGTGGTGCACTCCCCCGCGCCCGGCCTCAGCCGCCCGGCGACGGTCCGCTCCGGCGGCCCGGAGGGGCTGGTGCTGGACTGCGAGGGCCAGGAGCTGCGGATCCCGCGCGAGCAGGTGGCGGGCGTGCTGCGGCACGGCTGGGCACTGACCGCGCACCAGGCCGCCGGGCGGCGCTGGCCCGGCGTCGTGGTGCTGCTGCCGCCCGAGGCCGCGCCGGAGCTGACCCGGCAGTGGGTCTACTCGGCGTTCAGCCGCGCCGAGCGGCACCTGTCGGTCGTGCACGCGGTCGGCCCGGCGCTGCCGCAGGCGGTGACCGGCGTGCCGGCCCGGCCGAGGACGACGCGTCTGCGCGGCATCCTGGCCGAGCAGACGGCCGACCTCGACGGCTGA
- a CDS encoding aldo/keto reductase, whose protein sequence is MELRHLGRTGLRVSRIGLGTMTWGRDLDEHDAAEQLKAFVGAGGTLVDTADVYADGGAEYVLSRLLEDLVPRSELVIATKAGSVPDQDRRFDGSRGHLLSALDASLRRLGTDYVDLWQVHAFDPDTPTEETLHALDLAVSSGRARYVGVSNFCGWQLAKAATWQRAVPGRTPLAGTQMEYSLLQRGIEREVLPAALDSGMGLLAASPLGRGVLTGKYRHGTPPDSRGASPYFSAFVQPYLDERGRKIVDAVATAADGLGATPLQVALAWVRDRPGVVAPIVGARNAAQLAAALSVESLTLPEEIHRALDDISAPVHYYPDHDWSAL, encoded by the coding sequence GTGGAACTACGACACCTGGGCCGGACGGGGCTCCGCGTCTCCCGGATCGGGCTCGGCACCATGACCTGGGGCCGCGACCTGGACGAGCACGACGCCGCCGAGCAGCTCAAGGCGTTCGTCGGCGCCGGGGGCACCCTGGTCGACACCGCCGACGTCTACGCCGACGGCGGCGCGGAGTACGTGCTGTCGCGGCTGCTGGAGGACCTGGTCCCGCGCTCGGAGCTGGTCATCGCCACCAAGGCGGGCAGCGTCCCGGACCAGGACCGGCGCTTCGACGGCTCGCGCGGGCACCTGCTGTCCGCCCTGGACGCCTCGCTGCGGCGGCTCGGCACCGACTACGTCGACCTGTGGCAGGTGCACGCCTTCGACCCGGACACCCCCACCGAGGAGACCCTGCACGCGCTGGACCTGGCGGTCAGTTCGGGCCGGGCCCGGTACGTGGGCGTCTCCAACTTCTGCGGCTGGCAGCTGGCCAAGGCCGCCACCTGGCAGCGCGCGGTCCCCGGGCGCACGCCCCTGGCCGGGACGCAGATGGAGTACTCGCTGCTGCAACGCGGAATAGAGCGCGAGGTGCTGCCCGCCGCGCTGGACAGCGGCATGGGCCTGCTGGCCGCCTCCCCGCTCGGGCGCGGCGTGCTCACCGGCAAGTACCGGCACGGCACTCCCCCGGACTCGCGCGGCGCCTCGCCGTACTTCTCCGCGTTCGTCCAGCCGTACCTGGACGAGCGCGGCCGCAAGATCGTGGACGCCGTCGCCACCGCCGCCGACGGGCTCGGCGCGACCCCGTTGCAGGTGGCCCTGGCGTGGGTGCGGGACCGGCCCGGCGTGGTCGCGCCGATCGTCGGCGCCCGCAACGCCGCGCAGCTCGCGGCGGCACTGTCAGTGGAGTCCCTTACTCTGCCGGAGGAGATCCATCGGGCGCTGGACGACATCTCGGCGCCCGTGCACTACTACCCTGACCACGACTGGAGCGCCCTATGA
- a CDS encoding LLM class F420-dependent oxidoreductase, whose protein sequence is MRLGINLGYWGLGMDADNIAVAQEADRLGYSACWAAEAYGSDAATVLAYVAARTERIDVGSAIFQIPARQPTMTAMTAATLDALSGGRFRLGLGVSGPQVSEGWYGVKFDKPLARTREYVEIIRKAMSRERVAHDGANWTLPLPGGPGKALKLTVHPVREHIPLYIAAIGPKNLELTGEIADGWLGIFFAPEQAELSLGALRAGRAKAGRTLDGFDVAPNVPVVVSASDSAEDLASAADSLRDYTALYVGGMGSKEQNFYNRIACRMGYEQAADEIQQKYMARDKAGAAAAVPQQLIDSTALLGTRDRIADRLRAYADAGVTTVNLSPVGFTLDERVLALRTALEALEQAGLA, encoded by the coding sequence GTGCGACTCGGCATCAACCTCGGCTACTGGGGCCTCGGCATGGACGCCGACAACATCGCCGTCGCCCAGGAGGCGGACCGGCTCGGCTACTCGGCCTGCTGGGCCGCCGAGGCGTACGGCTCCGACGCCGCGACCGTCCTCGCGTACGTCGCGGCCAGGACGGAGCGGATCGACGTCGGCTCGGCGATCTTCCAGATCCCGGCCCGCCAGCCCACCATGACCGCGATGACCGCCGCCACCCTGGACGCCCTGTCCGGCGGCCGGTTCCGGCTCGGCCTCGGCGTGTCCGGGCCGCAGGTCTCCGAGGGCTGGTACGGCGTCAAGTTCGACAAGCCGCTGGCCCGCACCCGCGAGTACGTCGAGATCATCCGCAAGGCCATGTCCCGCGAGCGGGTCGCCCACGACGGCGCCAACTGGACGCTGCCGCTGCCCGGCGGCCCCGGCAAGGCCCTGAAGCTCACCGTGCACCCCGTCCGTGAGCACATCCCGCTCTACATCGCCGCGATCGGCCCCAAGAACCTGGAGCTGACCGGCGAGATCGCCGACGGCTGGCTGGGCATCTTCTTCGCCCCCGAGCAGGCCGAGCTGTCGCTGGGCGCGCTGCGCGCGGGCCGGGCCAAGGCCGGCCGGACCCTCGACGGCTTCGACGTCGCCCCCAACGTCCCGGTCGTGGTCAGCGCCAGCGACAGTGCCGAGGACCTGGCGTCGGCCGCCGACAGCCTGCGCGACTACACCGCGCTGTACGTCGGCGGCATGGGCAGCAAGGAGCAGAACTTCTACAACCGGATCGCCTGCCGGATGGGCTACGAGCAGGCCGCCGACGAGATCCAGCAGAAGTACATGGCCCGGGACAAGGCGGGGGCGGCCGCGGCCGTCCCGCAGCAGCTGATCGACTCCACCGCGCTGCTCGGCACCCGCGACCGCATCGCCGACCGGCTGCGGGCCTACGCCGACGCCGGGGTGACCACGGTCAACCTCTCGCCGGTCGGCTTCACGCTGGACGAGCGGGTCCTGGCGCTGCGCACCGCCCTGGAGGCCCTGGAGCAGGCCGGCCTCGCCTGA
- a CDS encoding cadmium resistance transporter, giving the protein MGLGMVVQAVGLFAATNVDGLLVLSLFFARGASRRGAVARTVIGQYLGFAAILSVSLLAASGSGVLPGPVRPLLGLIPLALGLRAAWQVVRRRRRAGAETSDTGVHRGPGAFEVAGVTLANGGDNVSAYVPVLAAAGTGGRMAYAAVFLVLVAVLCAVGRLLAVRPVVARTVSRWGHVLLPLVLVTVGLSLLARVGLPS; this is encoded by the coding sequence GTGGGCCTCGGCATGGTGGTCCAGGCGGTGGGCCTGTTCGCCGCCACGAACGTCGACGGCCTCCTCGTCCTCTCGCTGTTCTTCGCCCGGGGGGCCAGCCGCCGGGGCGCGGTCGCCAGGACCGTCATCGGCCAGTACCTGGGATTCGCGGCGATCCTCAGCGTCTCCCTGCTCGCGGCCTCCGGCAGCGGCGTCCTGCCCGGACCGGTCCGCCCGCTGCTCGGGCTGATTCCGCTGGCGCTGGGGCTGCGCGCGGCCTGGCAGGTCGTGCGCAGGCGCCGCCGGGCCGGGGCGGAGACGTCCGACACCGGGGTGCACCGGGGTCCGGGCGCCTTCGAAGTGGCCGGGGTGACCCTGGCCAACGGCGGCGACAACGTCAGCGCCTACGTCCCGGTGCTGGCGGCTGCCGGGACCGGGGGCCGCATGGCCTACGCGGCGGTCTTCCTGGTCCTGGTGGCGGTGCTGTGCGCGGTCGGAAGGCTGCTCGCCGTCCGTCCCGTGGTCGCCCGGACCGTCAGCCGCTGGGGCCATGTGCTGCTGCCGCTGGTCCTCGTCACGGTCGGCCTGAGCCTGCTGGCCCGCGTCGGCCTGCCCTCCTGA
- a CDS encoding arylsulfatase — translation MAKPFRGVVNLDIRDSVPDWGPYEQPKAPPGSPNILYIVLDDVGFGAMGCYGGPIDTPNIDRIAANGLRYGQWHTTALCSPTRSCLLTGRNHTTNGMACISECAVGFPGANGHIPPECATLGEILVERGFSTALVGKWHLCAEDEMNLASTKHNWPVARGFERFYGFLGAETSQWYPDLVHDNHPVEQPATPEEGYHFGVDITDKAIEFMSDVKAIAPERPVFLYYAPGCAHAPHQVPHEWVERYRGRFDAGYEALREQTMARQKEMGLIPQNTELPPLNPIGTPETRTGPGGEPFPPLDYTRPWDTLSADEQRLFSRMAEVYAGFLSHCDDQIGRLLDYLETSEQLDNTIIVVVSDNGASGEGGPNGSVNENKIANGVPDDLSENLAMLDELGSTKTYNHYPNGWAMAFNAPFKMWKRYSFNGGTCDPCVISWPDGIAARGETRDQYHHAVDLVPTLLDCLGIELPDTVKGHAQHPIEGVSMRYSFDAATIPTAKHTQFYSMLGSRGVWHDGWKAVTTHPTLSGWSHFNDDTWELYHTAEDRAELHDLAADEPGRLAELVGMWFHEAGAYQAYPLDDRSGVEIITNPRPQLAPPRARYVYRPGGAEVPESVAVSIRGRSYSIGALVDLPRPGASGVLFSHGGRFGGHALYVKDNRLHYVYNFLGSQEQRISATEELPVGDQLILAASFDKDAEDPPGTAHGVLSLYYGDRKVGEGRIRTQPGKFSVAGEGLNAGRDGGDAVTDDYPGTRPWAFTGGTLDRVAIDVSGESFIDLEREAAAMLSRE, via the coding sequence ATGGCCAAGCCATTCCGGGGCGTCGTCAACCTCGACATCCGCGACTCGGTCCCGGACTGGGGCCCCTACGAGCAGCCCAAGGCCCCGCCCGGGTCGCCCAACATCCTGTACATCGTGCTGGACGACGTGGGCTTCGGTGCCATGGGCTGCTACGGCGGCCCGATCGACACCCCGAACATCGACCGGATCGCCGCCAACGGCCTGCGCTACGGCCAGTGGCACACCACCGCGCTGTGCTCCCCCACCCGGTCCTGCCTGCTCACCGGCCGCAACCACACCACCAACGGCATGGCCTGCATCAGCGAGTGCGCGGTCGGCTTCCCCGGGGCCAACGGGCACATCCCGCCGGAGTGCGCCACGCTCGGCGAGATCCTGGTCGAGCGGGGCTTCAGCACGGCCCTGGTCGGCAAGTGGCACCTGTGCGCCGAGGACGAGATGAACCTGGCGTCGACCAAGCACAACTGGCCGGTCGCCCGCGGCTTCGAGCGGTTCTACGGCTTCCTCGGAGCGGAGACCAGCCAGTGGTACCCGGACCTGGTCCACGACAACCACCCCGTCGAGCAGCCGGCCACCCCCGAGGAGGGCTACCACTTCGGCGTCGACATCACCGACAAGGCCATCGAGTTCATGAGCGACGTGAAGGCGATCGCACCGGAGCGCCCGGTCTTCCTGTACTACGCGCCGGGCTGCGCCCACGCGCCGCACCAGGTGCCGCACGAGTGGGTCGAGCGCTACCGGGGCCGGTTCGACGCGGGCTACGAGGCGCTGCGCGAGCAGACCATGGCCCGGCAGAAGGAGATGGGCCTGATCCCGCAGAACACCGAACTGCCGCCGCTCAACCCGATCGGCACTCCCGAGACCCGCACCGGCCCCGGCGGGGAGCCGTTCCCGCCGCTCGACTACACCCGGCCCTGGGACACCCTCTCCGCCGACGAGCAGCGCCTCTTCTCCCGGATGGCCGAGGTCTACGCGGGCTTCCTGTCGCACTGCGACGACCAGATCGGCCGCCTGCTCGACTACCTGGAGACCAGCGAGCAGCTGGACAACACCATCATCGTGGTGGTCTCCGACAACGGAGCCAGCGGCGAGGGCGGCCCCAACGGATCGGTCAACGAGAACAAGATCGCCAACGGTGTCCCGGACGACCTGTCCGAGAACCTGGCCATGCTGGACGAGCTGGGCAGCACCAAGACCTACAACCACTACCCGAACGGGTGGGCGATGGCCTTCAACGCCCCGTTCAAGATGTGGAAGCGCTACTCGTTCAACGGCGGCACCTGCGACCCCTGCGTCATCTCCTGGCCCGACGGCATCGCGGCCCGGGGCGAGACCCGGGACCAGTACCACCACGCCGTCGACCTGGTGCCGACCCTGCTGGACTGCCTGGGCATCGAACTCCCCGACACGGTGAAGGGCCACGCCCAGCACCCGATCGAGGGCGTGAGCATGCGCTACAGCTTCGACGCCGCCACCATCCCCACCGCCAAGCACACGCAGTTCTACTCGATGCTCGGGTCGCGCGGCGTCTGGCACGACGGCTGGAAGGCCGTCACCACGCACCCCACGCTCAGCGGTTGGAGCCACTTCAACGACGACACCTGGGAGCTGTACCACACCGCGGAGGACCGGGCCGAGCTGCACGACCTCGCCGCGGACGAGCCCGGCAGGCTGGCCGAACTCGTCGGCATGTGGTTCCACGAGGCCGGCGCCTACCAGGCGTACCCGCTGGACGACCGCTCCGGCGTGGAGATCATCACCAACCCGCGCCCGCAACTGGCCCCGCCGCGCGCCCGGTACGTGTACCGCCCCGGTGGCGCGGAGGTCCCGGAGTCGGTCGCGGTCAGCATCCGGGGCCGCTCCTACTCCATCGGGGCCCTGGTCGACCTGCCCCGCCCGGGAGCCTCCGGTGTGCTGTTCTCGCACGGCGGCCGGTTCGGCGGGCACGCCCTCTACGTCAAGGACAACCGGCTGCACTACGTCTACAACTTCCTCGGCAGCCAGGAGCAGCGGATCAGCGCCACCGAGGAGCTGCCCGTCGGCGACCAGCTGATCCTGGCGGCCTCGTTCGACAAGGACGCCGAGGACCCGCCCGGCACCGCCCACGGCGTGCTCAGCCTGTACTACGGCGACCGCAAGGTCGGCGAGGGACGGATCAGGACCCAGCCCGGCAAGTTCAGCGTCGCCGGCGAGGGCCTCAACGCCGGACGCGACGGCGGCGACGCCGTCACCGACGACTACCCCGGCACCCGCCCGTGGGCCTTCACCGGCGGCACGCTCGACCGGGTGGCCATCGACGTCAGCGGCGAGTCCTTCATCGACCTCGAGCGGGAGGCCGCCGCCATGCTGTCCCGCGAGTAG